The Methanocella arvoryzae MRE50 DNA window GCCGGCGTCCGACTTATATGCTCTGCAGGCTCAGCCTGGTGTACAGTATACCCTCTGTAATATACAGGTACTTGATATCCTCGCTGGAGACGTACGAGAGCTGGAAGGTGGACGCGCTTCCGTCGTACTTGTCCTTGCCGATGACCTCGTAGAACGGCCCATTGTATACGTCGTTGTTCTGCTGGTCTTGTTTCGCCATGACCCACAGGTAGTGCTGGGTTATGTCGTGCAGCGTCTTGGCGTCCCCTTCGACGACGTCGGAGTAGGTGGTGTCGTCGTAGTCGATCTTCATGATGCTGCTGTCATGGACGCTCATGTCGTCGCCCCACGTTACAGATGGGTCGCCTTCGTAGGTCATCTCTATGCTATGGTTGAGTAAGTCGACATCGAGGGAGCCGTCGTTCTTTCTCTCAAACGGGATAGCCGTGCTGAACAGCTCTGTAATATCGCCGTTTACGTACTTGTACTCGATGTAGGCGTATTCCTTGTTGCCGCCTCCCTTGGTGCGGCTGACCGTCATGAGGAGATCGGGGTCCGGCACATTATTCTTGTTCGGGGAGGGCACGCCGTAGGTGATCGTGTAGTCGTTGCCGGTGTTCCGCAGGACCAGGTTGAGCTTGAAAGTCTTGACCGGCGCGCTCACGCCCGTCTCCATCGACTTGGTGGTGAACCCCGAACTGACCAGGCCAGACTGCACTGGTACGCCCGACTTCAGGGAGACGTTGACCGTCTTGTTCTTGTGGTCTATCATAGCCTGGGCCCGGGTACGCTCGTTGATGTAGTCCGCCCACGCCCTGTAATAGTCGGACTTGATGGACAGGTTGATGGCAAATCCCTGGGGGACCGGGTTGCCGCCCACGCCTTCCTTCGGATAGACCAGGGCCGGCGAGCTGGAGTTGACGTTGATGACTACCTGGCTGTTGCCCGAGGCTGCCAGGGCCT harbors:
- a CDS encoding DUF7289 family protein, with translation MRAVDQKKDLNGLDRMRCSKIYDSTAVSETMGVILLLGLVTVGITIVLTLGMQTITNAKTDANYNGVEQAFTVAESKLSKARFSTSIYQEAPFELRDSTVTINDSWDNSHIIVYNIDGVTEIYNGSMGTISCQVGDREIAYQDGGIWTLYPDGGSVMISPPVFDYNGVTLTLPVTKIKGDEALAASGNSQVVINVNSSSPALVYPKEGVGGNPVPQGFAINLSIKSDYYRAWADYINERTRAQAMIDHKNKTVNVSLKSGVPVQSGLVSSGFTTKSMETGVSAPVKTFKLNLVLRNTGNDYTITYGVPSPNKNNVPDPDLLMTVSRTKGGGNKEYAYIEYKYVNGDITELFSTAIPFERKNDGSLDVDLLNHSIEMTYEGDPSVTWGDDMSVHDSSIMKIDYDDTTYSDVVEGDAKTLHDITQHYLWVMAKQDQQNNDVYNGPFYEVIGKDKYDGSASTFQLSYVSSEDIKYLYITEGILYTRLSLQSI